A single region of the Nicotiana sylvestris chromosome 6, ASM39365v2, whole genome shotgun sequence genome encodes:
- the LOC138871970 gene encoding uncharacterized protein has protein sequence MAPGGRVSRQTTITGASTQASRLSDPSNSNNPTPNTDDSTRIRKGRGRTMGKGLEKMKKSIGRKMVIDIPVGKGRPVKAIPSAKLSNELGIIARNFLSLPNKWKELTRDDKDAALIRCHEKFEINLDEHYTKDSCEDSEK, from the exons ATGGCACCAGGCGGACGTGTCTCTAGACAAACCACAATTACAGGTGCTTCTACTCAAGCAAGCCGATTATCTGATCCATCAAATAGTAATAATCCTACTCCTAATACAG ATGATTCAACTAGAATCAGGAAAGGTCGTGGAAGGACAATGGGAAAAGGTCTTGAGAAAATGAAGAAGTCTATAGGGAGAAAGATGGTTATAGACATCCCAGTTGGTAAAGGAAGGCCAGTTAAGGCAATTCCATCAGCAAAGCTATCAAATGAGTTAGGAATTATTGCTCGCAACTTTCTTTCGCTTCCAAACAAATGGAAGGAACTCACAAGAGATGATAAGGATGCAGCATTAATTAGATGCCAT GAGAAGTTTGAAATTAACTTGGACGAGCATTACACCAAAGATAgctgtgaggattctgaaaaatAG
- the LOC138868086 gene encoding uncharacterized protein, translating to MKEHEGVEPNRIEFYKSTHYSSEKGWSSPEAETNYNKMRDLRARSVSEENPMTIDEIVDNVLGTRSGYIKGLGYGPKPNTTTTTKRRTTELEDALRRAKEDAATTQHGLQERLNVAETEVANQQIQIKTLTSELGTLRARQEEILNQMKRHFIGSSPSRYMEETIGSRLIASEVSLHSSTSQS from the exons ATGAAGGAACATGAAGGAGTAGAGCCAAATAGGATTGAGTTCTACAAAAGTACCCACTACTCGAGTGAAAAAGGATGGTCATCTCCAGAGGCTGAGACTAACTAC aacaaaatgagagattTGAGAGCTCGGTCTGTTTCTGAAGAGAATCCAATGACTATTGATGAAATTGTTGATAATGTACTTGGTACAAGGTCGGGATATATTAAAGGTCTTGGTTATGGTCCAAAGCCtaatacaactacaacaacaaaaagaagGACAACAGAATTAGAGGATGCTCTTAGGAGGGCAAAAGAGGATGCTGCTACTACCCAACATGGTTTACAAGAACGTTTGAATGTAGCTGAAACTGAGGTAGCAAATCAGCAGATACAGATAAAAACATTAACTTCTGAGCTGGGTACTCTAAGGGCACGCCAAGAGGAAATATTAAACCAAATGAAGCGTCATTTTATTGGCTCATCACCATCAAG GTATATGGAGGAAACTATTGGATCAAGACTAATTGCAAGTGAAGTGTCACTGCATTCCTCCACTTCTCAGTCCTAG